Below is a genomic region from Echinicola rosea.
TATAATCCAGGTAGCGATTTGAGGACCTGGACTCTGGGTTATTCCCTTTTACCCTACCTTTTCCAAAATCCCATTCTGATCGGGAAATTACTTTGTTTGCAGAAATCTCAATTCTCTTTCCATTTACAGTAACCCTTGCCACCACGGGAGAAAGCCCTCTTTTGTTCACTTTGGAAGATTTAATAACAAACTGAATACCAAGTGTTTTAGCGTTTTTCATACAATTTCCGGTTAACTTGGAACCATTAAAAAAGGGTCCCAAAATCCAATGTTTTTTAAGCTCAATTCGGCCTAAAAACACCCCAAAATCAAGATCAGAAACAACCTATAGATCAATGACTTAAGGCCTAAAACGGGACCCAAAATAGAAAATTAAATTGGGTCACCGAATAGGTCCCATTTTCTTTGAAATTGTATGTGGTTTTTTGTTGTATAAAAAACAAAAAACCCTCCAAATCATACGATTTGAAGGGTTTTGGTGGGAATTGCACCCCATTTTGTCGTCCTCCCGGGACAATTTTCGAACCATTTTTTGGAAGATTTAAAATTATTAGCCTCGAAAAACGATGCGTAAGTAATTAAAAATCAACCACATATATTGAATTTATTTTTCTTCGTATACAATCAGAAAGAGAAAGATTCGTCTTGGTTCGAACTAACCGGTGCAAAAGTATGAAGAAAATATCGAGAAGCAAGGAGACACCGCTGTTTCTTATCATTTTTATTTTGACAGGCTAAATTTACGCTTCCTTTCAACAAGAGATGTAAAGCTCCAATTATGAGGTTGCAGCAAAAAAAAATCTCCCAACTTGGGTAGAACTTGGGGAAATATTGTGCTCAAAATCATAAAGTTTGTACTTCATTTGGGAATACTTGTCTCTAAAAAGCCTGTAGCCCCATAAAATTGGCGGATATGAAACACGCTCTACAAAACATCATTTTGGAGATACACCAAAAGGAAGACAAGATTTCATCGCAAGGCAAAACATTGATTGATGAGGCCTACGAAATGACACTGTATCTCCAAGACCTACTATTCTCGGCTAAAGGACACATTATCGAGAATGGCTTCTGCAACGATGCTGAAGAAATCAACTTCTTCCGAACGATAAAACCGCAGATACTCGGTAAACTAATCTACTACAACAAGGTTTACCGCATTGAAACAGCCTGCCCCGTGGACAACGGGAAAATGTATTATGGATATTTTTCAACGCAGTTGGCCAACCTAAAACGGGAATACATGGCACATGTCTGTAATACCGATTTTTACCGTTATTACCGCTCAGGACGAACGGATCGTGACGACACCTATTTTAAGCGTGGAAATATCAATTACCACGATGGACTTAACAGTATAGTGTTCGAGATAGATCCGTTATTCTCAACTTTTTTTGATTACAAGATCGCAAGGATCATTGCCAATGAATTGCTTTATTCCTACCTGCTGACCAAAATCAATCCTGAAGAAAACCCGGACACCATATTGCAGAAGCCGGAAAGTTCCAATGACGTTTTCTGGACAGACAGCAAAAACGCGCTCATTGAATTGGTTTATGCACTTCACGCTTCCGGTGTTATTTCACATGGTAAGATCGGCATCCGAAAAATAAGCCTGATGTTCCAGATACTTTTCCGTATTCCTCTCGGAGACCTGCATCACGCTTTTCTCCGGATGAAAACCCGGGCTGGTTCGAGAACCGCATTTCTGGATCAGTTGAAATTATCTCTCGAAGAATACATGGATAAAGATCTTTGACAGCATCCAAAAGGTCAAGTTCAAGGCAGTGCATTTTATGTGCTGCTTTCTTTTTGCCCATATCCGCCAATTGGTAAAATCTCTGTTCCGTTCTCCAACGATATACTCTACAAGAATTAACCCATTGTTTTTCAGCTAATTCTCATTACTGCTAAAATTTTAAAAAAACAGCTAAACCAATTGGCTAGCCTTGGCAGACAAACCCTTCCACACTCCTGAATTTTGTAATGAAACAAAAACGGAGTCCTTATGAATATTGATAAAGTGGAATTTACGGCATGGATGGAACGCATTATGGGGCGCTTTGACATACTTAGCGACCATTTAGAGGATGTGCAGAAAAAACGCAACTGCATAGATGGTGAGGAGTTGCTCGACAATCAGGATCTGCTCCAGATGCTAAAAATAAGTAACCGTTCCCTGCAACGCTACCGCTCCATCGGCAAGTTGCCCTATTACACCATAAGTGGAAAATTGTATTACAAGCTCTCCGACGTCCATCGCTTCATCCGTGAGAGTTTCAGGGCTCCGGTCCCCAAAACGAACGCCAACAAGTGACAAACACTGCCAGTGGATGCCAATTGAAGCAAAACGATGAGTACGTCTTTTACTTTCGGCACTGAACTTTAAAATTTTCAAGCGATGAGTGAGCAAACGTTAGATAAACCACAAGTACCGGAACAACTCTCGGACATATTGCTGGTACTGGATAAGGAGAAAAAGAAAATCCAGGCTGTAAAAAGCATTGACAAAAATGGGAAAATGGAAACGGTTGATCCTACAAGGAAAAACCAGAACCAGTTTATGCGGGTGGACAGACATGGCGATTTCTTTTCCAACTTCTTCTCCAACTTTTTCAGCCAGTTGAAGAACCCCACCAACTTCTCTTTTTTCAAAGTTCCCTCACCTATTGCCATTGATACGGCGGATAAAATGCAAAAGCAGGTAAGCAGTCCAACTCCTGAAGGCGAACACCTACTAAAACAGCACGAGATCAAACCGGAAATAAAAGAGAAACAAAAACAAGAAAATCAAAATGATATGGAAACGACACAGAAAACCCCGGAAACCAGCGAATACCGCTACAAGCTGGAACAGATTGATTGGGAAACCATGAACAATCTTGGATTAGGTAAGGAGCGCCTTGAAAAAATGAACCTCCTTGAACCTTTACTGAAAGGCTATAAGACCAACGAACTTGTACCGGTAAGCCTAAACCTTGGTACTGCGGTAACCCGAATGGACGCCCGCTTATCCCTGCAACCCAATGATGACGGACAGGTGGTGGTTGCCATTCACGGCATCCGTAAAGAGCCAAACCTGAACTTTGAGTTTTTCGGCCATAAGTTTACCGATGAGGACAAGAAAAATCTACTCGAATCAGGAAATATGGGACGTGTGGTTAACCTGACCAATCCCAAAACAGGCGAAACACTTCCGTCCATTGTCAGCGTAGACAGGCTGACCAATGAACTGGTCGCATTACGGACGGATTTTATCAGAATCCCGGATGAGATCAAAGGGGTAAAACTGGGCGATGCGCAAAAACAAGCCTTAATGGAAGGTAAACCGCTTTATCTGGAAGGTATGATTTCCAGGAAAGGAACCGAGTTTGCGGCTATGGTTCAGTTCAACGCGGACAAACGCTATGCGGAGTTTCTTTTTGACAGGAACAATTCCAATCGGCAAACACAGAGCAATGTTCAAAACAATCAGCAAAACCAGCCGCAGGAAGCTCCACGAACATTCCGGGGCAAGGAACTGGACGAAGAGCAATACAATAAGTTCAAAGCCGGTCAAACGGTGTACGTAGATGGCCTGGTGGATAAAAAGGGGCAAAAATATCAGGGATATATCACGCTGAATCAGGAAACAGGCAGAACGGAATTTTCTTTCCGAAATCCTGATAAGCTCAAAGAGCAGGCAAAACCTACCGAACCCCACAAAACCCAAACAGCAGTCAACTCAGAGGGAAAAACCAACGAAGCTACCAAGAATATCAAAGAGCCTTTGAAGACAGCGCAACAAACCCCGAAAGACAAAAAACAGCAGCAACAACAGGAAAAACCCAAAACACCTGCAAAGGCCAGAAGCAGAAAAATGTAGTAAAGTATGAAAACAGTCATTGCAGAAAAACCAAGTGTAGCAAGGGAAATAGCCAGCCTGTTGGGAGCCACCGAAAAGAAGGAAGGTCACCTGACAGGCAACGGCTATTTTGTTACCTGGGCATTCGGACACCTTGTCGGGTTGGGAATGCCCGAAGATTATGGCATAACGGGATTTGACAAAGCAGCTTTGCCGATATTGCCCCATCCGTTTTTACTGGCAGTCCGCAAGGTGAAAAAAGACAAAGGCTACACCACCGACGCAGGAGCGATAAAGCAACTGAAAATCATTGAACAGCTTTTTAACCGAAGTGATGGCATTATCGTAGCGACCGATGCCGGACGTGAGGGCGAGCTCATATTCAGATACATTTACGAGTACCTGAAATGCATCAAGCCCTTTCAGCGACTTTGGATCAGTTCCCTTACGGAAAAAGCCATTAAACAGGGTTTTGACAACCTCAAAGACGGAAAGGAGTTTGACGGACTATACCAAGCGGCACAAGGCAGAAGTCGTGCAGACTGGCTGGTAGGAATCAATGCCACGCAGGCACTCTCCATTGCGGCTGGCAATGGTGTTTATTCGCTTGGACGGGTACAGACGCCAACACTAGCTTTGATATGTAGGCGTTACTTGGAAAACAAAAACTTTTCGGTACAGAAATACTGGCAGATACAGTTGTCGCATACCAAGGAATTCATCGAGTTTAAAAGCCTTTCCAAAAATAAGTGGGATAACCAAAAACTGGCAGAGGACACCTTGGAAATCCATAGAGAGAAACGGGAATACGGCTGCTGTCACATCCGTAGAAACCAAAAACGTTACAGAACAGCCGCCCTTGTTGTTTGACCTGACCGGCTTGCAAAAAGAAGTAAACAAAAAACTGAACCTATCTGCGGAAGAAACCCTCAAAATTGCTCAAAGTCTTTATGAGAAGAAGTTTATCACCTATCCACGTACCGGAAGCAAGTACATACCCGAAGATATGTGGACAGAGATTCCCAATCTCATAAGAGCTTTGCAGGATAGGGACACCTGTAAACAAGCCGTTGCCAAAGTGAAATGGGGACGTTTCAATAAACGCATCGTGAATGACCTGCGCGTGACCGACCACCACGGGTTATTGACTACCGACACAATCCCATCGGCACTGAATGCAAAGGAAAATGCGGTTTATGATATGATTGCCTTTCGACTACTCGAAGCGATTTCCGGTGCCTGCACCAAGGAGGCCACTCATATTACTTTACAGGCATTGCATTACGATTTTACGACAAAGGGCTGCAAGGTGCTCGAACCCGGCTGGCGTTCCATCAAAGGTAACTTCACCGATGATGATGCAGAACCTATAGAGGATCTACCGGACATAAAAGAAGGTGATGTACTCAAAATCAAACAAGCCGCAGTTTTGGAAAAGAAAACCAAGCCTCCCGTATTATACACCGAAGCAGGGCTTTTGTCGGCTATGGAAACGGCGGGAAAGGATATCAAGAACGAGGAAGAACGGAAAGCTTTGCAGAATATCGGTATTGGCACTCCGGCTACAAGAGCCGCAATAATCGAAACCCTGTTTACCCGCAATTATATCCAGCGGGAAAAGAAATCTTTGATTCCTACGGAAAAGGGATTGCAGGTATATGAGTTGGTCAAAGACCGGAAAATTGCAGACGTGGCCATGACCGCCGAATGGGAACTGGCACTTCAGAAAATCGAAACCAGTGAAATGAATGCCATAGCATTCCAAAAGGAAATGGAGGCCTATACCAAATCCATCACCGGAGAACTGTTGCAAACTTCCATTGCCAAGGATAATTCACCCGAACTTGTCTGTCCGAAATGCAAAAATCAAAAACTGCTCATCCGGGATAAAATCGTGAAGTGTCCGGACGAGGCTTGCAATTGGGTCCAGTTTCGCATTGTTTGCGGCGTGCAAATCGGCATTGTTGATATTGAAAGCCTGGTGGATAACGGCAAAACATCGCTTATCAAAGGAATGAAAAGCAAGGCGGGAAAGACGTTCGATGCCTATATCGTCTTGAACGACAAAGCTGAAAGCTCCTTTGAATTTGAGAAGCGGAAAAAGAAATAGTTTATATAAATCTTATTCAACGGCGATAAACGCCGTTATTTTTATTTTATATAAACAAAATATTTACGTATCTTTGTTTTGACGGCGATAAACGCCGCCTAAAATAAATTATGTAAACATGGCATCCAATCCTGAAAGACGACGATTATTGGAACAGATAATACCCGAAAGTATGATTGTAACCCGTAACTGGCTTATGGAAGAGGCTTCTTTGGACAAACATGCCATAGACAACCTGGTAAAAAGCGAACAGTTGAAATTACTGTGGAAAGGGCTATATACAAGGGGGAGTATCCTGCTTTCCTGGCAAAGTATGGTCTATACCTTGCAAACCGTTATGAAAACGGATTATGTGGTAGGTGGGCTGTCGGCTCTTGAATTAAAAGGGTTTTCGCATTACATACCCGTTTCCCAAAAAGAAACCATCCGTCTATACGGTAATGATAAATTACCCTTATGGACGAACGAACTATCGGAAAACATAGCTTTTATACGCCATACCCGGAATGAACTTTTCTCCGGTATGGAAAGAGATATTTCCGGGAAATACACCAGTTCCGTTTCTTGGAAAGAAGGTTTCAAAGACCTGAAAATATCATGCCCGGAAAGAGCCTGCTTGGAAATGCTCAACGACGTTCCCAGAAAAATATCATTTGAACATGCAGATCAGCTCATACAAGGAATGACCTCCCTTTCCCCCCGAACCTTGCAACGATTATTGGAGGCGTGCACAAATGTCAAAGTCAAACGGCTTTTCCTTTGGTTCGCTTCAAGGCATAATTATACATGGTTTTCAAAGCTGGATACGGAACATATAGCCCTTGGGTCCGGCAACCGGGTAATTGCAAAGGAAGGAGAGCTTGATAAAACATATAAAATAACCGTACCCAAGGATTTTCAACCCTAACAGATGAAGAAAGACAGTATTTATTACCGGCAGGTCCAGTTATTGGTACGCATCCTGCCACTTTTGGACAGTGAGAAATGTTTTGCCCTGAAGGGCGGAACCGCCATCAACCTTTTTTACAGGGAACTTCCCAGACTATCAGTTGATATTGATTTGCTCTACCTGCCCTCAGAGGGACGTGAAGAAGCACTCGCTAATATCCGTGAAGCATTATCGAGATTGAGCGAACTGATTAAGAAAACCATTCCGGGCATTCGCATACAGAACACGCACGAACAGGGGAACGCACTCCGTCTTATTCTGCAAGTGGAAGATATACGTGTCAAAGTGGAGTTGTCACCGGTTATCCGGGGATCGGTATTCCCTGAGGTTCGCATGGAAGTTTGTGAAACCGTAGAGCGTGAATTTGGTTACGCCGAAATACAGGTAGCATCATTACCCGATTTATACGCGGGGAAGATTGCCGCGGCATTGGACAGGCAACATCCCCGTGATTTGTTTGATGTAAAGTTTCTGCTCGAAAATGAGGGGTTTACGGAAAATCTACGAAAAACATTTCTTGTGTTCCTGATCAGCCACCAGCGACCAATGGCTGAACTGCTTGCGCCACACCGCAAAGACATACGTGAAATATATGAATCAGAATTCGCACAAATGGCAGAGGTGGATATTTCCGTAGAAGTACTGGAACGGACAAGGGAGCAACTGGTGACCGTTATCAATAAAGAAATGACTCCAGATGAGAGGGCATTTTTGTTGTCTTTTAAAGAACGAAAACCGCAATGGGAGTTATTGGGTCTGCCCAATATGGAGGAAGTCGCTCATTTGCCATCTGTTCAGTGGAAACTGCTCAATCTCTCAAAAATGGACGAAAAGAAACACAGGCAAGCAGCCGAGAAACTGAAAGAGGTACTTTTCAATAACAAAACGTGATATTTTAAAAGCATCCTATTGTTGGCAGGATAATTCAAATTCTTGACAATCCCATAAATGCCCTCCGACATTCCGGAGGGTTTTTGATTTTAATTACTGTCCTGTAAAAAGCAACGATAAGCCAAGTCCTACCCTTCAACGCCAAGCCCTGCCACTTCTATAAAAATCCCTATTTGCTGCTCTAATTTTAGACTTCAAGAAAATTCTAAAGAAAATTAGTATGGATACGCAGCGAAAAGACTTGTCTTATTTCAGGCTACAGCTACAAGAACTATTAAATACCAGCTTTCCCGAAAAAGCTTTTGACACAAAATTTATAGACCAGCGTTCCTCCTGGGCTGCCAATGCCTATGAGGGCGCTTTTATGGCGGGAAATCCCATAGAACAATGCGATGAAATAGCAAATTACATTCTTTTTGAGGGCTTGCATTTTTCCAGATTCGATACCGTTTTCCAAGTGGTCTGCAATGAGTTCGACACCAATATGGCAGATGAGGAGTTGCGACCGTTCGCCCTGAAAATGCTCCCTATTTGTGAACCTGTTTTCGCTCGATATGAACTGACCGATGATTTCGCATACGGGTATGAGTTTGACCTGCTCTATACCGAACTCACCGGAACCATAGCCATCTGGATAGAGGAAAATGGGCTTCAGTAAAAGGCAACATCTCCAACAGAATATTGATGCTTTACGGATTGCTTTTAAACTGGAAAAGGAGAAACGACAAGCCACCGTAGGCGAAAGACTGCTCTTGATGCAATACAGCGGATTTGGCGGTCTTAAATTCGTGCTGAACCCCATAGCAAACGAAACAGACATCAATCATTGGAGAAAAACCGAACACGATCTTTTTCCACTTACGCAGGAACTCCACCAGCTACTCAAAGAAAACTCCCAGGACGATAAGCAATATCGCAGATATGTGGATAGTATGAAAAGCTCCGTACTGACAGCTTTTTATACCCCGCCACAAGTCATTGATGCAATTTCATCAACCTTGCGTGACAGCGGTCTGAAGATGGATAAATTTCTAGAACCCTCCGCAGGAATTGGCTCATTCATCCAGTCCTTTTCAGAAAGCCAAATCCCAAGTATTACCGCTTATGAAAAAGATCTGCTCACCGGCAAGATTCTAAAGCAGCTATATCCCGAAAGTAATATCCGCATCAGCGGTTTTGAGGAAATACCCGAAAGGGAACAGAATACTTATGATGTGGTTGCCAGCAACATCCCGTTCGGCGATACTTCCGTGTTTGACCTTTCCTATTCTAGGAGTAAAGACACGGCAAAAGTACAGGCGGCCCGGAGCGTCCACAATTACTTTTTCCTGAAAGGAACGGATATGCTCCGTGAGGGTGGTGTATTAGCGTATATCACTTCACAGGGGATTCTAAATAGTCCGAAGAACGAGCCAATCCGCCGGGCATTGATGGAGAATAATAACCTGGTTTTAGCCGCTCGATTGCCCAATAACCTGTTTACCGACTATGCCGGAACAGAGGTTGGCAGCGATCTGATTATCCTCCAAAAGAACACGGCAAAGCAAAACCTGAGCGAAGTTGAAGAACGGTTTTGTCAAAGCAGGCAAACAGAATATGGCACCCCGGGTAATGCCATTTTTCAGGACAACACAAGAATTGTACATACCGACTGGAAATTAGACACTGATCCCTACGGACAGCCTGCATTAATCTACACGCATAAAGACGGTACGAATGGTATCGCTAAAGACCTCAAACAAATGCTTTCCTAAGATTTTGGAAAGCACTTGAATTTGAATTTATACAAAGAGGAACGGAACGATCAGTCCTTTATACAAAGTCCTTTCACTCCAACGGTTAATCCTCCGGTTATCGATCCTGTCATCATTAGGCAGGAACCGAAACCCGTACCTGCTGCCTATCAAGAAAGTCCAAAAGAATTAAAACAGCTAAGCATTTTCGACCTGTTTGAAAATACAGACGAACCCGTAACAGTTGCTGCTACATCCAAAGGAACGCTACAACCCAAAAGGCAAACCTCTAAAAAAAGAAGGGCGGCAATAGGTCGCCAGACAAACCTGTTCGGTGGAGTGATGCAACAACCACATACACCACCAAAACCTAACGGAACTGCACAAATAAACGGAAAAAAACAGGAAGCTATCGGTGACCTGTTTTCACAAATAAACGGGAATGGTCAGACTGAAAAGCAAGCCGATTCCAGCATTATTGCTGAACCTGCCCCGTATAGTGGCGAATTGCAACCCTTCCACAGAAACGATTGCCTTGTAGTGGATAAGGGATGGGTGGGTCATTTGCAGGATGTAGATACAGCAGACGGTTCGGCTATTTTCCACCCGTTACAATTACCGCCTTTACAAAAGGCAAGAGCCGAAGCCTATATCGAAGTGCGTGATGTTTACCAAAAGCTCTATATCAAAGAAGCGGAACAACAGCGTGAACATCAAGAAGAAAGGGAAAAGCTTAACCGCCTTTACGACGTCTTTGTCAAAAGGTGTGGCAACCTTAATAGTGCCGAAAATATCAAGCTCATCAAAACAGACAGTTCCGGAAAGGAAATCCCTTATCTGGAGCGTGTTGTTGGCGGGGTGGTGCATAAAGCGGATATATTCCATCGTCCTGTAAGTTTCTCTACCGCAACATTAGCTACCGACAATCCTAAAGAGGCATTGGCGGCTTCGCTCAACAAATACGGAAGCGTGGATCTGGGCTATATGTCCGAAATCAGCGGTATGACCGACGATGCCTTGAAAGAAGCCCTGCATGGTCGTATTTTTTACAACCCACTCCAAAAGGAATACGAAATATCCGAACGCTGGATTGCTGGCAATGTGGTCGAAAAGGCTGGAGAGGTACACGCCTACCTCAAAAACAATCCCGATGATACGGAAGCGAAAGCAAGTCTTACCGTTCTGGAAGAAGCCCGACCAAGGCGTATCGAGTTTGAAGAGCTGGATTTTAACCTCGGTGAACGCTGGATACCCACTGGTATTTACGCCCGTTTTGCTTCGCATTTGTTTGATACGGAAGTGCTGATCCATTATTCCGATAGCACCGATGACTTTTCGCTAAAATGCGACCGGAAGAATGTGCATATATGGGACAAATACGCCGTCAAATCGGAAAGCCGAACCTTTGACGGGATAGCCCTGCTAAAGCATGCATTGGTCAATACTACACCCGATATTACCAAGAAAATTAAGGTCGATGATAAAGAGGTCAAGGTGCGGGATATGGAAGCCATCCAAATGGCGAACACCAAGATTGACGAAATCCGAACCGCTTTTTCCGACTGGCTGCATGCGCAAAACGATGAGTTTAAAAAGCGGCTGACAGACCAATACAACGACACCTTTAACTGTTTTGTCCGCCCAAATTACGACGGAACCCATCAGGACTTTCCGGGATTGGACCGCAAGGGATTAGGTATGCAAGACCTGTATTCCAGCCAGAAAGATACCGTCTGGATGATTAAGCTAAATGGCGGCGCCATTTGTGACCATGAAGTAGGTGCAGGAAAAACACTGGTTATGTGTACCGCTGCACAAGAAATGAAGCGATTGGGATTGGCACACAAACCGATGATTATCGGGCTGAAGAGTAATGTTCACGAAATAGCCGAAGCCTACCGAACTGCCTATCCGCATGCCAAGATATTGTATCCCGGCAAGCAGGATTTTACGCCCAAGAACCGCCTGCGGATTTTCGGGGAGATTAAAAACAACGATTGGGACTGCATAATCCTTACGCACGACCAGTTCGGAATGATACCCCAATCGCCCGAAATGCAAAAAGAGATCCTCGAAATCGAACTGGACAGTGTGGAGCGGAATCTCGATGCGCTCCAAGCCCAGGGGAATGAAGTAACTCGGGGGATGCTTGCCGGAGCAATCAAACAGAAAGAAAACCTTGAAGTCAAGCTAAAGACATTGCAATACGATATCGAAAACCGCAAAGACGATGTCGTGGATTTCAAAATGATGGGCATCGATCATCTATTCATAGATGAAAGCCACCAGTTCAAAAACCTGATGTTCAATACCCGGCATAACCGTGTTGCCGGATTGGGCAATATGGCAGGGAGTCAAAAGGCGATGAACCTGCTCTTTGCCATCCGGACCATTCAGGACAGGAAGGATAGTGACATGGGAGCTACCTTTCTTTCCGGGACAACTATCAGTAATTCGCTGACAGAACTGTACCTGTTGTTTAAGTACCTCCGCCCACGTGCTCTGGAAAAACAGGGCATTAACTGTTTTGATGCCTGGGCTGCCATATATGCAAGGAAAACGACGGACTATGAGTTTTCGGTAGCCAATAACATTGTGGCGAAAGAGCGTTTCCGCTACTTTATCAAAGTGCCGGAGCTGGCTCAATTCTACTCTGAAATCACGGATTACCGAACGGCAAAGGATATAGGTATTGACCGTCCCGAAAAGAACGAGGTATTGTACAATATTCCACCCACACCGGATCAGCAGGTATTTATCCAAAAGCTGATGGAATTTGCCAAAAACGGTAATGCCACTTTGCTTGGGAGGGAACCGTTATCGCAAAGGGAGGAAAAGGCAAAGATGCTCATCGCCACCGATTACGCCCGTAAGATGTCGCTGGATATGCGTATGGTAAGCGGCAGGTACGAAGACCATCCCGACAATAAGGCTTCGCATTGTGCGGTAAACATTGCCAAATATTACAACAGGTACAACACACAGAAAGGAACACAGTTCGTGTTCTCCGACCTGGGCACCTATAAGCCCGGTGAATGGAATGTGTACTCCGAGATCAAACGCAAGCTTGTGGAAGATCACGGCATACCCACACACGAAGTTCGATTCATTCAGGAAGCCAACAATGATAAGAAACGTAAGGAACTCATTAAGGGAATGAACGAAGGTAAAATCCGGGTGCTGTTTGGTTCTACCAGCATGCTGGGTACCGGGGTCAACGCACAGAAAAGAGCCGTTGCCGTGCATCATCTGGACACGCCGTGGAGACCGAGCGACCTTGCCCAACGGGATGGTCGGGCTATCCGCAAAGGCAATGAGATTGCCAAATTCTTCGCCGACAATAAAGTGGATGTTATCATTTATGCGGTAGAAAAATCATTGGACAGTTATAAGTTCAACCTTTTGTACAATAAACAGCTATTTATCGACCAGCTAAAATCCAACAACCTCGGCAAACGTACTATCGACGAAGGCAGTATGGATGAAAAATCGGGAATGAA
It encodes:
- a CDS encoding DUF1896 domain-containing protein codes for the protein MDTQRKDLSYFRLQLQELLNTSFPEKAFDTKFIDQRSSWAANAYEGAFMAGNPIEQCDEIANYILFEGLHFSRFDTVFQVVCNEFDTNMADEELRPFALKMLPICEPVFARYELTDDFAYGYEFDLLYTELTGTIAIWIEENGLQ
- a CDS encoding topoisomerase C-terminal repeat-containing protein, producing MEAYTKSITGELLQTSIAKDNSPELVCPKCKNQKLLIRDKIVKCPDEACNWVQFRIVCGVQIGIVDIESLVDNGKTSLIKGMKSKAGKTFDAYIVLNDKAESSFEFEKRKKK
- a CDS encoding type IV toxin-antitoxin system AbiEi family antitoxin, with product MASNPERRRLLEQIIPESMIVTRNWLMEEASLDKHAIDNLVKSEQLKLLWKGLYTRGSILLSWQSMVYTLQTVMKTDYVVGGLSALELKGFSHYIPVSQKETIRLYGNDKLPLWTNELSENIAFIRHTRNELFSGMERDISGKYTSSVSWKEGFKDLKISCPERACLEMLNDVPRKISFEHADQLIQGMTSLSPRTLQRLLEACTNVKVKRLFLWFASRHNYTWFSKLDTEHIALGSGNRVIAKEGELDKTYKITVPKDFQP
- a CDS encoding N-6 DNA methylase; protein product: MGFSKRQHLQQNIDALRIAFKLEKEKRQATVGERLLLMQYSGFGGLKFVLNPIANETDINHWRKTEHDLFPLTQELHQLLKENSQDDKQYRRYVDSMKSSVLTAFYTPPQVIDAISSTLRDSGLKMDKFLEPSAGIGSFIQSFSESQIPSITAYEKDLLTGKILKQLYPESNIRISGFEEIPEREQNTYDVVASNIPFGDTSVFDLSYSRSKDTAKVQAARSVHNYFFLKGTDMLREGGVLAYITSQGILNSPKNEPIRRALMENNNLVLAARLPNNLFTDYAGTEVGSDLIILQKNTAKQNLSEVEERFCQSRQTEYGTPGNAIFQDNTRIVHTDWKLDTDPYGQPALIYTHKDGTNGIAKDLKQMLS
- a CDS encoding nucleotidyl transferase AbiEii/AbiGii toxin family protein, coding for MKKDSIYYRQVQLLVRILPLLDSEKCFALKGGTAINLFYRELPRLSVDIDLLYLPSEGREEALANIREALSRLSELIKKTIPGIRIQNTHEQGNALRLILQVEDIRVKVELSPVIRGSVFPEVRMEVCETVEREFGYAEIQVASLPDLYAGKIAAALDRQHPRDLFDVKFLLENEGFTENLRKTFLVFLISHQRPMAELLAPHRKDIREIYESEFAQMAEVDISVEVLERTREQLVTVINKEMTPDERAFLLSFKERKPQWELLGLPNMEEVAHLPSVQWKLLNLSKMDEKKHRQAAEKLKEVLFNNKT
- a CDS encoding RteC domain-containing protein; the protein is MKHALQNIILEIHQKEDKISSQGKTLIDEAYEMTLYLQDLLFSAKGHIIENGFCNDAEEINFFRTIKPQILGKLIYYNKVYRIETACPVDNGKMYYGYFSTQLANLKREYMAHVCNTDFYRYYRSGRTDRDDTYFKRGNINYHDGLNSIVFEIDPLFSTFFDYKIARIIANELLYSYLLTKINPEENPDTILQKPESSNDVFWTDSKNALIELVYALHASGVISHGKIGIRKISLMFQILFRIPLGDLHHAFLRMKTRAGSRTAFLDQLKLSLEEYMDKDL
- a CDS encoding DUF3945 domain-containing protein; protein product: MSEQTLDKPQVPEQLSDILLVLDKEKKKIQAVKSIDKNGKMETVDPTRKNQNQFMRVDRHGDFFSNFFSNFFSQLKNPTNFSFFKVPSPIAIDTADKMQKQVSSPTPEGEHLLKQHEIKPEIKEKQKQENQNDMETTQKTPETSEYRYKLEQIDWETMNNLGLGKERLEKMNLLEPLLKGYKTNELVPVSLNLGTAVTRMDARLSLQPNDDGQVVVAIHGIRKEPNLNFEFFGHKFTDEDKKNLLESGNMGRVVNLTNPKTGETLPSIVSVDRLTNELVALRTDFIRIPDEIKGVKLGDAQKQALMEGKPLYLEGMISRKGTEFAAMVQFNADKRYAEFLFDRNNSNRQTQSNVQNNQQNQPQEAPRTFRGKELDEEQYNKFKAGQTVYVDGLVDKKGQKYQGYITLNQETGRTEFSFRNPDKLKEQAKPTEPHKTQTAVNSEGKTNEATKNIKEPLKTAQQTPKDKKQQQQQEKPKTPAKARSRKM
- a CDS encoding helix-turn-helix domain-containing protein, producing MNIDKVEFTAWMERIMGRFDILSDHLEDVQKKRNCIDGEELLDNQDLLQMLKISNRSLQRYRSIGKLPYYTISGKLYYKLSDVHRFIRESFRAPVPKTNANK